One segment of Streptomyces sp. NA02950 DNA contains the following:
- a CDS encoding NAD(P)/FAD-dependent oxidoreductase, giving the protein MPVRSRTEGGIHTYDAIIVGGRVAGSVTATLLAQRKWRVLLLDRAPLPSPAVSTHFFGPSVLAFLEELGILDKVRATGAPPLAHWHLHLGDNYYGGPMLPRAQHPYNLCVRRDSLDDILLRRAAEEPLVEVRDRTAVRTLLRQGDQVTGVAGAGWEEKARVVIGADGRGSLVAQQLGAEPLFDAGALRCTFHAYWHDVHALPEPSLELWHDDGDVIQMGPCDGDQWVVMVSVPPERFKQMRADGGAGYEQRLRAIPAMRARLRTAERVSQVFAGKNLRNFHRPAAGAGWRLVGDALCHKDPLFGAGIADAVSGSRALAQTLDDALSGRVSWEHSASQYMEETETKIVNRMRQGLEDLTIQPPAPSQRAWIRSALGHPGLAFELAAHCSRLFEALPADRQAFWQRAADSTAEVLGLPQAARLAQQEQAR; this is encoded by the coding sequence TTGCCCGTTCGCTCCAGGACTGAAGGAGGGATCCACACGTACGACGCGATCATCGTCGGCGGTCGGGTGGCTGGGTCAGTCACCGCGACCTTGCTGGCGCAACGCAAGTGGCGGGTGCTGCTGCTCGACCGGGCTCCCTTGCCCAGTCCCGCGGTGTCCACACACTTCTTCGGGCCCTCCGTGCTTGCTTTCCTCGAGGAGCTGGGCATCCTGGACAAGGTGCGCGCCACCGGGGCGCCACCTCTGGCGCACTGGCATCTCCACCTGGGCGATAACTACTACGGCGGGCCGATGCTGCCGCGCGCCCAGCACCCGTACAACCTGTGCGTACGCCGCGACTCCCTGGACGACATTCTGCTGCGCCGTGCCGCTGAAGAGCCCCTGGTCGAGGTACGCGACCGCACCGCCGTGCGTACTCTGCTGCGCCAAGGTGACCAGGTCACCGGCGTGGCAGGGGCTGGCTGGGAGGAGAAGGCACGTGTGGTCATCGGCGCCGACGGACGCGGCTCGCTGGTCGCCCAGCAACTCGGGGCCGAGCCGCTGTTCGACGCCGGTGCCCTGCGTTGCACTTTCCACGCCTACTGGCACGATGTGCACGCCCTCCCGGAGCCTTCCTTGGAGCTGTGGCACGACGACGGTGACGTGATCCAGATGGGCCCCTGTGATGGCGACCAGTGGGTGGTGATGGTCTCGGTCCCCCCTGAACGATTCAAGCAGATGCGCGCAGACGGTGGAGCCGGATACGAGCAGCGGCTACGCGCCATACCTGCCATGCGAGCCCGGCTGCGCACCGCCGAACGCGTTTCCCAGGTCTTCGCGGGCAAGAATCTGCGCAACTTCCATCGGCCTGCAGCCGGAGCAGGCTGGCGGCTGGTAGGTGATGCCCTGTGCCACAAGGACCCGCTGTTCGGTGCCGGCATCGCTGATGCCGTTTCCGGCTCCCGGGCCCTGGCTCAGACCCTGGACGACGCCCTGAGCGGCCGAGTCAGTTGGGAACACAGCGCTAGTCAGTACATGGAGGAGACAGAAACCAAGATCGTGAATCGCATGAGACAGGGACTGGAGGACTTGACCATTCAGCCTCCCGCACCGTCCCAACGCGCCTGGATCCGCAGCGCTTTGGGGCACCCAGGCCTCGCCTTCGAACTGGCCGCGCACTGCTCGCGCCTGTTCGAAGCACTGCCTGCTGACCGGCAGGCATTCTGGCAGCGTGCGGCAGACTCCACCGCCGAAGTCCTAGGCCTGCCCCAAGCCGCACGCCTGGCGCAACAGGAGCAGGCCCGGTGA